The DNA region CATCGAACAGCACAAGAAGAGCTTCCGCGAGTACGGCTCGTCATACGACTGGAGCCGGATCCTGCACACCAGCGACCCGGACTACTACCGCTGGAACCAGTGGCTGTTCCAGCGCCTGTACGAGCGCGGTCTGGCCTACCGCAAGGAGAGCCCGGTCAACTGGTGCCCGAACGATCAGACCGTGCTGGCCAATGAGCAGGTCGTGGACGGCCGCTGCGAGCGCTGCGGCACCGAAGTGGTCAAGAAGAAGCTCACCCAGTGGTACTTCCGGATCACCGAGTACGCCGACCGCCTCCTGGACGACCTGAACCAGCTCGAAGGCTTCTGGCCCCAGAAGGTGCTGCGCATGCAGCGCAACTGGATCGGACGATCCATCGGGGCCGACATCGACTTCGAGATCGAAGGACACCCCGAGAAGGTCACCGTCTTCTCCACGCGCCCGGACACGCTGTACGGCGCGACCTTCTTCGTCGTGGCCCCCGACTCCGACCTGGCCTCGACCCTGGCGGCGGGGGCGTCGAGCGAGGTGCAGCTCCGATTCCAGGACTACCTGACCAGCGTCGGCCGCACCTCCGAGATCGAGCGCCAGAGCACGGATCGTCCCAAGACCGGCGTCTTCCTGGAGCGGTACGCCATCAACCCGATCAACGGCGAGCGACTGCCGATCTGGGCTGCCGACTACGTGCTGGCCGACTACGGGCACGGCGCCGTCATGGCCGTGCCCGCCCACGACCAGCGCGACCTCGACTTCGCGCGCGCCTTCGATCTGCCGGTGCGGGTGGTCGTGGACACGACCGCGCCGGTGACCGGCGCGATCGCCGTGATCGAGCTGGACGAGCACGGCGATCCCATCGATCCCGGCCCGAGCGCGGCATCCGTCCCCGACCTGGACCCGGCAACGACCGGCGTCGCGCTGACCGGCGAGGGCCGGATGATCAACTCCGGACCGCTCGACGGGCTCTCCAAGCGAAACGCCATCGCGCGCATCACCGAGCAGCTCACCGCTGCCGGCACGGGCCGCACGTCGAAGTCCTATCGACTGCGGGATTGGCTCATCTCACGCCAGCGTTTCTGGGGCACCCCGATCCCCATGATCCACACCGAGGACGGCCGCACCGTTCCGGTGCCCGACGAGCAGCTGCCGCTGACCCTGCCCGACGCCAAGGAACTCGACCTGGCGCCGAGGGGAACGTCGCCGCTGGGTGCCGCGAAGGAGTGGATGGCCACGACCGACCCCGAGACCGGCGCACCGGCCACGCGCGATCCGGACACGATGGACACCTTCGTGGACAGCTCGTGGTATTTCCTGCGCTTCCTCTCACCGGGTGACCCGACCGAGGCGTTCTCGCCGAAAGAGGCCGCCAAGTGGGCGCCCGTCGATTCGTACATCGGCGGCGTCGAGCACGCGATCCTGCATCTGCTGTACGCGCGCTTCATCACCAAGGTCCTCTTCGACATGGGTCTGGTGGACTTCACCGAACCGTTCTCGACCCTGATCAACCAGGGAATGGTCCTGCTCGGCGGCTCCAAGATGTCCAAGAGCAAGGGCAACCTGGTCGAGTTCTCCGCGAGCATGGTCGACCCCGGCGCGGATGCCGTGCGCGTCGCGGTCGCCTTCGCCGGTCCGGTCGAGGACGACATCAACTGGGAGGACGTCTCGACCACCGGCGCGCAGAAGTTCCTGGCGCGGGCCTGGCGCGTGGCCCAGGACGTGGCCAGCAGCCCGGACGTGGTCTGGGCCGAGGGCGACCAGGCGCTGC from Microbacterium sp. zg-B185 includes:
- the leuS gene encoding leucine--tRNA ligase produces the protein MSQTLPPDTAAPSEGGYDAYAIQQKWQARWREADPFRAGGAEDRRPRKYVLGMFPYPSGDLHMGHAESYAYVDVVARFWRHRGYNVLNPIGWDSFGLPAENAAIQRGADPREWTYANIEQHKKSFREYGSSYDWSRILHTSDPDYYRWNQWLFQRLYERGLAYRKESPVNWCPNDQTVLANEQVVDGRCERCGTEVVKKKLTQWYFRITEYADRLLDDLNQLEGFWPQKVLRMQRNWIGRSIGADIDFEIEGHPEKVTVFSTRPDTLYGATFFVVAPDSDLASTLAAGASSEVQLRFQDYLTSVGRTSEIERQSTDRPKTGVFLERYAINPINGERLPIWAADYVLADYGHGAVMAVPAHDQRDLDFARAFDLPVRVVVDTTAPVTGAIAVIELDEHGDPIDPGPSAASVPDLDPATTGVALTGEGRMINSGPLDGLSKRNAIARITEQLTAAGTGRTSKSYRLRDWLISRQRFWGTPIPMIHTEDGRTVPVPDEQLPLTLPDAKELDLAPRGTSPLGAAKEWMATTDPETGAPATRDPDTMDTFVDSSWYFLRFLSPGDPTEAFSPKEAAKWAPVDSYIGGVEHAILHLLYARFITKVLFDMGLVDFTEPFSTLINQGMVLLGGSKMSKSKGNLVEFSASMVDPGADAVRVAVAFAGPVEDDINWEDVSTTGAQKFLARAWRVAQDVASSPDVVWAEGDQALRRVTHRLLADAPGLVEHTKFNVVVARLMELVNATRKVIDSGAGPADPAVREAAETTAMVLDLFAPHTAEEMWEMLGYQPFVGLVPWRQPDATLLVEDTVTTVIQIDGKVRATIEVSARIDPDELEALARADARVQRALNGREITRAVVRPPKVVSFSTS